Proteins encoded within one genomic window of Trichoderma asperellum chromosome 2, complete sequence:
- a CDS encoding uncharacterized protein (EggNog:ENOG41), translating into MPESSDNGSSSNGGNQNSPHDDNAAPRDAHPDNASVPKPKRLACMICRKRKLKCDGIRPSCSTCSRLGHNCAYDEQRRKSGPKRGYVKALEERLKQVETLLKTQEPAAKSPTKGMPIQIPNANTQTNGNPAMPMPTPNMGLGGEERWHFNNGESPQQGPMDDFNFNANMGMPVNNMPGNFTWEMIGLGLEEPLPPQETIDELHQIYFEKVHPSMPMIHRYRYLAAMNLAPSQRPPVCLRYAMWTLSCSISEKYSDLKDLFYQRARKYVEADYMKGFGEHMISIAHCQTHILLSSYEIKMMYFPRAWINTGSAVRLAQMIGLHRIDGSGLDVKQCLPPPKDWTETEERRRTFWMAFCEDRYASIGTGWPMTIDERDIKTNMPSSDEAFDMSRPEQTLTLEESTNPSGAGKLSSFGGIVLMASLFGRNLIHLHRPDDDDQDHDINGPFWKRHRQMDHIILNTSLCLPSHLKLPAGLNNANVIFTNMSIHTSTICLHQAAIFKAESNKLPASVSAESKIRCITAANEIASIMRTISHMDLSAMNPFIAFCLYVSARVFVQYLKSKPDDAQTIDSLRFLISAMNALKRRNPLTESFLVQLDVDFEALAVKIPTLRGAFPRPNDSPTEAPKGLPVRAGAVCDDPEGVKGILAYRNECHFMKTTGDNGNLATAPDITEPTTDSQSMSTSNSNNFGNGAWLSSDQQMHVLTPNSGSMYEKNVPGSGGLSGFGDGLDQDTSGSPGVQSAGRTPNSSGGTSEARPPHLGPGQMSNSASGHDSFRASPISPQQTMMNHGGMDNNGAQGFYGDPNSFTMASGMGMPQTPYGMSNGWAGLTGPAAGMQPVGGEGVLRALMNMGPMDAMDLSSWDSGNPH; encoded by the exons ATGCCCGAATCCTCGGACAACGGCTCGTCGAGCAACGGCGGCAACCAGAACAGCCCCCACGACGACAACGCCGCGCCTCGCGATGCGCACCCGGACAACGCCAGCGTTCCCAAGCCCAAGCGCCTCGCCTGCATGATCTGCCGGAAACGCAAGCTCAAGTGCGATGGTATCCGGCCCAGCTGCAGCACCTGCTCGCGACTCGGACACAACTGCGCCTATGACGAGCAGCGGAGGAAGAGCGGCCCCAAGCGTGGCTATGTCAAGGCGCTGGAGGAACGATTGA AGCAAGTCGAGACGTTGTTAAAGACCCAGgagccagcagccaagagccCGACGAAAGGCATGCCCATCCAAATCCCCAACGCCAATACCCAGACAAATGGAAACCCTGCGATGCCCATGCCCACCCCCAACATGGGGCTCGGTGGTGAAGAACGCTGGCACTTCAACAATGGCGAGTCGCCTCAGCAAGGACCTATGGACGACTTCAACTTCAATGCCAACATGGGCATGCCCGTCAACAACATGCCTGGAAATTTCACCTGGGAGATGATTGGCCTGGGCCTGGAAgaaccgctgccgccgcaggAAACTATTGATGAGTTGCACCAAATCTATTTTGAAAAGGTCCATCCATCGATGCCCATGATACACAGATACCGATACCTTGCCGCAATGAACTT GGCACCAAGTCAGCGACCACCAGTCTGTTTACGATACGCCATGTGGACATTGTCGTGCTCCATCTCGGAAAAGTACTCAGACCTGAAGGATCTGTTTTACCAGAGAGCACGCAAGTACGTCGAGGCCGATTACATGAAAGGCTTTGGAGAGCACATGATTTCTATTGCTCATTGCCAGACACACATCCTGCTGTCGAGCTATGAGATAAAGATGATGTACTTTCCTAGAGCCTGGATCAACACGGGCTCTGCTGTCCGCCTCGCACAAAT GATTGGATTGCACCGAATAGATGGCAGTGGCTTGGATGTAAAACAGTGCCTACCACCACCCAAGGACTGGACTGAAACCGAGGAGCGAAGACGAACGTTTTGGATGGCCTTTTGTGAGGACCGCTATGCGAGCATTGGCACTGGCTGGCCCATGACCATCGACGAAAGGGACATCAAGACCAACATGCCATCATCAGACGAAGCCTTCGACATGAGCCGCCCAGAGCAGACGTTGACTTTGGAAGAGTCCACGAACCCATCCGGAGCCGGCAAGCTATCATCCTTTGGCGGCATTGTCCTCATGGCCAGTCTCTTCGGCCGGAACTTGATTCACTTGCACCgcccagacgacgacgaccagGACCATGACATCAACGGCCCCTTTTGGAAACGCCACCGCCAGATGGACCACATCATCCTCAACACTTCTCTTTGCTTGCCGTCTCACCTCAAGCTCCCTGCCGGGCTGAACAATGCCAATGTCATCTTCACAAACATGAGCATCCACACTTCAACCATTTGTCTACACCAGGCGGCCATCTTCAAGGCGGAATCAAACAAGCTTCCGGCATCCGTCAGTGCTGAGAGTAAGATCCGATGCATAACTGCGGCCAACGAGATTGCCAGCATCATGAGGACAATATCACACATGGATTTGTCTGCG ATGAACCCATTCATTGCCTTCTGCCTCTACGTCTCTGCCAGAGTATTTGTGCAGTATCTTAAGAGCAAGCCTGATGACGCGCAGACCATTGATTCGCTGCGTTTTCTCATCTCTGCTATGAACGCGTTGAAGCGACGGAACCCCCTGACCGAGTCTTTTCTGGTTCAACTAGATGTGGACTTCGAAGCGCTAGCAGTAAAGATTCCCACTTTGAGGGGCGCATTCCCTCGTCCCAACGACAGT CCTACTGAAGCACCCAAGGGGCTTCCCGTacgagctggagctgtttGCGACGATCCAGAGGGTGTCAAGGGCATACTAGCCTACCGAAACGAATGCCACTTCATGAAGACGACTGGAGATAACGGCAACCTTGCCACCGCTCCCGATATCACGGAACCGACTACTGACAGTCAGAGCATGTCGACATCGAACTCTAACAACTTTGGAAATGGAGCGTGGCTCTCTAGTGACCAGCAAATGCACGTCTTGACCCCCAACTCCGGCAGCATGTATGAAAAGAATGTTCCTGGAAGCGGTGGGCTGTCCGGCTTCGGCGATGGGTTAGACCAAGATACATCCGGCTCACCGGGTGTTCAATCAGCTGGACGTACTCCTAACTCGAGCGGCGGCACATCTGAAGCACGACCTCCTCACCTTGGGCCCGGCCAAATGTCCAACAGCGCGTCGGGGCATGATTCATTCCGAGCAAGCCCTATTTCACCACAgcagacgatgatgaacCACGGGGGCATGGATAACAACGGCGCCCAAGGATTCTATGGTGATCCTAACAGCTTTACCATGGCTTCCGGCATGGGAATGCCGCAAACACCTTATGGCATGTCAAATGGATGGGCAGGGCTGACTGGGCCAGCCGCCGGGATGCAACCAGTAGGAGGAGAGGGCGTCCTCAGGGCGCTGATGAACATGGGGCCCATGGACGCCATGGATCTATCATCATGGGACTCTGGCAACCCCCACTAA
- a CDS encoding uncharacterized protein (TransMembrane:12 (i61-78o84-104i116-135o141-160i181-207o235-257i329-349o420-440i447-469o475-500i512-535o547-567i)): MPWDLAHGSGRRNRGFLGFDSSALSAQDKEDRHQLRYELDLNSWNFRIWGVAASGFLTDSYNLFSTNVILASVAFVYWPHGGEWTSLLINFFTLFGSIVGQVLFGYLADRFGRTRLYGIELVLVIVSTIGVATSSHGYGDISFLGLFIWWRFVMGIGIGAEYPLSAVITSEWSSTQSRSRMLASVFLMQPVGQALAQIIGLLVLLGFNHTHKLKEMQCGLNTANEEACRKAVDGIWRIVIGSGAVPALLAIIFRFFLFDCGLYSLEVKNKPAVAIMNTQRVYGAPSGNTSNNMQMNPPNGMHPENSSGPMPIQFSREDLYNYFIRDGNWYYLLGTSAAWFFLDVSFYGLSLDNRGTLADMWATHKATPINSQLSCWNSSLPNGNSTVPHWAQVGLPAWQTDPTQPCNTIYDVLIQQTKQYILTVSLASIAGSACFIFFANRIPRKKWLTVSFFVLAILFIITGGVYYGVHQEAAAPATVVFVAICHFMFNMGANTLTFIIPAEIFPTCYRSTCHGISAAAGKFGSIVSLLIVYGINQSYKSESRQGLIFLLFGSVAAFGAVFSWAYLPDPQKYVDDGDGKRYLETKDLEELGEGRVRARLSGDVVTFGEKWADIRRRRRDPGTSQLRSPTSE; encoded by the exons ATGCCCTGGGATCTGGCGCACGGCTCTGGGCGGCGGAATCGAGGCTTTCTCGGCTTCGACAGCTCTGCCTTGTCGGCCCAGGACAAAGAG GATCGCCATCAGTTGCGCTACGAGCTGGACCTAAACTCTTGGAACTTCCGTATTTGGGGCGTTGCCGCCTCGGGCTTCCTTACCGATTC ATACAATCTATTCTCTACCAACGTCATCCTCGCTTCAGTTGCCTTTGTATACTGGCCGCATGGAGGGGAATGGACTAGTCTCCTCATCAACTTCTTCACTCTTTTCGGATCTATCGTTGGGCAAGTCCTCTTTGGTTACCTTGCCGATCGTTTTGGTCGCACTCGCCTCTATGGCATCGAACTGGTGCTTGTCATTGTATCAACCATTGGAGTAGCtaccagcagccatggctatGGAGACATATCGTTTCTCGGTCTTTTCATCTGGTGGCGGTTCGTCATGGGCATCG GTATTGGAGCCGAATATCCATTAAGTGCCGTGATTACTTCCGAGTGGTCCAGCACTCAATCTAGATCACGCATGCTCGCCAGTGTCTTCCTCATGCAGCCCGTTGGGCAAGCACTAGCCCAGATAATCGGCTTATTGGTGCTCTTGGGGTTCAACCACACCCACAAGCTCAAAGAGATGCAATGCGGACTCAATACTGCAAATGAAGAGGCATGCCGAAAAGCAGTTGACGGTATATGGCGTATTGTCATCGGTTCAGGCGCAGTGCCGGCTCTGCTGGCCATCATCTTCCGATTCTTCTTGTTTGACTGCGGGCTGTACAGTCTTGAGGTCAAGAACAAGCCTGCTGTTGCCATTATGAATACGCAGCGTGTCTATGGTGCCCCTTCGGGCAACACTTCCAATAATATGCAAATGAATCCTCCCAACGGCATGCATCCAGAGAACTCTTCTGGACCGATGCCGATCCAGTTTTCAAGGGAAGATTTGTATAACTACTTTATACGAGATGGAAACTGGTATTATCTGCTGGGAACATCGGCAGCATGGTTCTTTTTGGACGTTAGTTTCTACGGTCTCTCGCTCGATAACAGAGGAACACTGGCCGATATGTGGGCTACACATAAAGCAACGCCCATCAACAGCCAACTCTCATGTTGGAACTCGTCGCTGCCCAACGGCAACTCAACAGTACCACATTGGGCGCAAGTGGGACTCCCAGCATGGCAGACAGACCCAACTCAACCGTGTAATACAATCTACGACGTGCTAATACAGCAGACAAAGCAATATATCCTTACAGTTTCCTTGGCGTCTATTGCTGGGAGCGCTTGCTTTATCTTTTTCGCAAACCGCATCCCGCGCAAGAAATGGCTCaccgtttctttctttgttttagCCATCCTCTTTATCATCACCGGAGGTGTTTATTACGGAGTCCACCAGGAGGCGGCTGCACCTGCAACAGTAGTGTTTGTGGCCATTTGCCATTTCATGTTCAATATGG GCGCAAACACACTGACATTCATCATACCAGCTGAGATATTCCCCACGTGCTACCGATCAACTTGCCACGGCATCTCTGCAGCGGCAGGCAAATTCGGGAGTATTGTCTCTCTGCTAATTGTATACGGCATCAACCAGTCGTATAAGAGTGAAAGTCGACAGGGGCTCAtatttctcctctttggctCGGTTGCCGCATTTGGAGCTGTATTTTCTTGGGCCTACCTCCCTGATCCACAGAAATACGTCGATGACGGTGACGGGAAGAGATACCTCGAGACTAAAGATCTCGAGGAGCTGGGCGAGGGCCGCGTCAGGGCTCGGTTGAGCGGAGATGTTGTGACATTTGGGGAGAAGTGGGCAGATAttaggagaagaagaagagatccTGGTACGTCCCAACTTCGGAGCCCTACTTCCGAATAG